One segment of Bradyrhizobium sp. CB2312 DNA contains the following:
- a CDS encoding ABC transporter ATP-binding protein — protein sequence MIIGETPPPAGAFGVDAIAMTMRFGDFLALDNVELKVRPGSFHALLGENGAGKSTLVKCIMGYYHATEGDILVGGREQAIANPKDAHALGLGMVYQHFTLVPAMTVAENLVLARDDVPAVVNWPKEMKELEAFLARMPFKVPLGAKVSDISAGERQKCEILKQLYLKRRFLILDEPTSVLTPAEADEVLGMLRDMVVKGELTILMITHKFREVMAFADEVTILRRGKLAGAGKVSELTPDAMARTMIGAEELTVQPPRTGEAGKARLELDKLRALDDAGAMAVHDVSLTVRAGEIVGIAGVSGNGQRQLVEVLAGQREAESGEVRVAGDPYHASREEMRRHKMSLLPEEPLKNACVGGMSVADNIAFREFDRAPFASGGWWLNRGAFRDDATKKIGQYKIKTRTPETPISALSGGNVQRAVLARELAGDVEVLIAANPCFGLDFAAVAQIHAEIMAARNRGAAVLLVSEDLDELLELSDRLVVMFHGEFVYEAQISEADLTVVGRHMAGH from the coding sequence GTGATCATCGGCGAAACGCCACCTCCGGCGGGCGCCTTCGGCGTCGACGCCATCGCCATGACCATGCGCTTCGGCGACTTCCTGGCGCTGGACAATGTCGAGCTGAAGGTGCGGCCGGGCTCGTTCCACGCCCTGCTCGGTGAGAACGGCGCGGGCAAGTCCACGCTCGTCAAATGCATCATGGGCTATTACCACGCCACCGAAGGCGACATCCTCGTTGGCGGCCGCGAGCAGGCGATCGCCAACCCGAAGGACGCCCATGCGCTCGGCCTCGGCATGGTCTACCAGCATTTTACGCTGGTACCGGCCATGACGGTCGCGGAAAATCTCGTGCTGGCCCGCGATGATGTGCCCGCCGTGGTGAACTGGCCGAAGGAGATGAAAGAGCTCGAGGCGTTCCTTGCCCGGATGCCCTTCAAGGTCCCGCTCGGCGCGAAGGTTTCCGACATCTCCGCCGGCGAGCGGCAGAAGTGCGAGATCCTCAAGCAGCTCTATCTGAAGCGCCGCTTCCTGATCCTGGACGAGCCGACCTCGGTGCTGACGCCGGCCGAGGCCGACGAGGTGCTCGGCATGCTTCGCGACATGGTCGTCAAGGGCGAGCTGACCATCCTGATGATCACGCACAAGTTCCGCGAGGTCATGGCCTTCGCCGACGAGGTTACGATCCTGCGCCGTGGCAAGCTGGCCGGCGCCGGCAAGGTTTCAGAGCTGACGCCCGACGCAATGGCGCGCACGATGATTGGCGCCGAGGAGCTGACCGTGCAGCCGCCGCGTACCGGCGAAGCCGGCAAGGCGCGCCTTGAGCTGGACAAGCTCCGCGCGCTGGACGATGCCGGCGCCATGGCCGTGCATGACGTCTCCCTCACCGTCCGCGCCGGCGAGATCGTCGGCATCGCCGGGGTCTCCGGCAACGGCCAACGGCAGCTGGTCGAGGTGCTGGCCGGCCAGCGCGAAGCCGAGAGCGGCGAGGTCCGCGTCGCGGGCGATCCATACCACGCCAGCCGCGAGGAGATGCGGCGCCACAAGATGTCGCTGCTGCCCGAGGAACCGCTCAAGAACGCCTGCGTCGGCGGCATGAGCGTCGCCGACAACATCGCCTTCCGCGAGTTCGACCGCGCACCCTTTGCCAGCGGCGGCTGGTGGCTCAACCGCGGCGCCTTCCGCGATGATGCGACGAAAAAGATCGGCCAGTACAAGATCAAGACCCGCACACCGGAGACGCCGATTTCGGCGCTATCAGGCGGCAACGTCCAGCGCGCCGTGCTCGCCCGCGAGCTTGCGGGCGACGTCGAGGTGCTGATCGCGGCCAATCCCTGCTTCGGCCTCGACTTCGCAGCCGTGGCGCAGATCCATGCCGAGATCATGGCCGCGCGCAACCGTGGCGCGGCGGTGCTGCTGGTCAGCGAGGATCTCGACGAACTGCTCGAACTCTCCGACCGGCTGGTGGTGATGTTCCACGGCGAATTCGTGTATGAAGCACAGATCAGCGAGGCCGATCTTACGGTGGTCGGCCGGCACATGGCGGGGCATTGA
- a CDS encoding nucleoside deaminase yields the protein MSGAAERDEQFLRLSFAVARRSLTHGNHPFGCVVADADGKVLIEAENGYMPDHDGTAHAERLAATQACRTISRDVLATATLYSSAEPCAMCAGAIYWAGIGRLVYGLSEHRLRGITGNHPENPTLDLPCREVFTSGQRATEVVGPLLEDEAAALHHGVWTK from the coding sequence ATGAGCGGCGCAGCCGAACGCGACGAACAGTTTTTACGCCTGTCCTTCGCGGTCGCCCGCCGGTCGCTCACCCATGGCAATCACCCCTTCGGCTGCGTGGTCGCCGATGCCGACGGCAAGGTCCTGATCGAAGCCGAGAACGGCTACATGCCGGATCACGACGGCACCGCGCATGCCGAGCGTCTGGCGGCCACGCAAGCCTGCCGCACGATCAGCCGCGATGTGCTGGCGACGGCAACGCTGTATTCCTCCGCCGAGCCCTGCGCGATGTGTGCCGGCGCGATCTACTGGGCCGGCATCGGCCGCCTCGTCTACGGCCTCAGCGAGCACCGTCTGCGCGGCATAACCGGCAACCATCCGGAGAACCCCACGCTCGACCTGCCCTGCCGCGAGGTCTTTACCAGTGGTCAGCGGGCAACCGAGGTCGTCGGCCCGCTGCTCGAGGATGAAGCCGCAGCGCTGCACCACGGCGTCTGGACAAAGTAG